ttgccatgcggtagcagagagaacagacttgGATGACTGGAGTCTTAGACCATTTTTGTGGCTTTaatctgacaccgcctagtatataggtcctggatggcaggaagcttggccccagtgatgtactgggccatacgcactactctctttagcgccttacggtcagaagccaggcagttaccataccaggcagtgatgcaactggtccggatgctcttgatggtgcagctgtataactttttgaggatctggggacgcatgccaaatcttttcagtctcctgagggggaaaaggttttgtcgtgccctcttcacgactgtcttggtgtgtttggaccatgatagtttgttggtaatgtggacaccaaggaactctcgacccgctccactacagccccgtcgatgttaatgggggactgttcggcccgccttttcctgtagtccacaatcagctcctttgtcttgctcacattgaggaaaAGGTTGTTGTCAGGTCTCTGACCCCCTCCCTATAGGCTCTCATcgttaatcaggcctaccactgttgtgtcgtcagtaaacttaatgatggtgttggagttgtgtttGGCCATGCAGTTGTAGGTGaacggagtacaggaggggactaagcacgcacccctgaggggccccagtattgaggatcagcgtggcagacgtgttgttgcctacccttaccacctgggggcggcccgccaggaagtccaggatccagttgcagagggaggtgtttagtcccaggtttcttagcttagtgatgagctttgtgggcactatggtgttgaacgctgagctgtagtcattgaacagctttctcacataggtgtttcttttgtccaggtgggaaaggacagtgtggagtgcgattgcatcatctatggatctgttagggcgatatgcgaattggagtgggtctagggtatccgggatgatgctgttgagtacacgtcctggtaatccatctgaccccgcggctttgtgaatgttgacatgtttaaaggtcttgctcacatcagctaccgagagcgttatcacacagtcgtccggaatagctggtgctctcatgcatgcttcagtgttgcttgcctcgaagcgagcataaaaggcatttagctcatctggtaggctcgcgtcactgggcagctcgcggctgggtttccctttgtagtccgtaatagttttcaagccctgccacatccaacgagcatcagatccagtgtagtaggattcaatcttaatcctgtattgacgctttgcctgtttgatggttcgtctgagggcgtagcgggatttcttataagcgtccggattagtgtcccgctccttgaaagcggcagctctagcctttagctcgatgcggatttagcctgtaatccatggcttctggttgggatatgtacgtacggtcactgtggggacgacgtcgtcgatgcacttattgatgaagccgatgactgaggtggtatactcctcaatgccattggatgaatcccggaacatattccagtctgtgctagcaaaacagtaatGTAtcgtagcatctgcgtcatctgaccacgtCCATATTGAGctagtcactggtacttcctgctttagtttttgcttgtaagcaggaatcaggaggatagaattatggtcagatttgccaaatggagggcgagggagagctttgcgtctctgtgtatggagtaaaggtggtctagagttttttttcttctggttgcacatgtgccatgctggtagaaattaggtaaaatggatttaagtttgcctgcattaaagtccccgggcaCTAGGAGAGACGCTTCTGGataagcattttcttgtttgcttatggccttatacagcttgttgagtgcggtcttattgccagcatcggtttgtggtggtaaatagacggctacgaataatatagatgagaactcttggtagatagtgtggtctacagcttatcatgggatgtagcttagttgatagagcatggcgtttgcaacgccagggttgtgggttcgattcccacggggggccagtataaaaaaatatgtattcactaactgtaagtcgctctggataagagcgtctgctaaatgacgtaaatgtaaatgtaaatgtaaaaatcataaggtactctacctcaggcgagaaaTACcttcgagacttctttaatattagacatcgcgcaccagctgttattgacaaatagacacacagcccatcccctcgtcttaccagacgtagttTCTCTGAGACCACTGTTGTAGAACTAGAAACGACAATTTTTAGAGTCGTTTCTAGAGTCTACTTTTTAAAAATGATTGGATGTCTTACTTTCGGAGCTTCCTCAAGGTACTGCTTCCCGCTGGAAAACGGTGTCAAGAGTGCAAACTTGTTGTCTTGTAAAACATAAGTACCCTGTGTAGAAACAAGAAAGAAAGACCATGAATATTAGAGAGGAAGGCCATGGGTAGTGTGGTACATCAGCAGCTGTATTCCTGAACTAAAGTATCTTTCAAATATGGGCACACCTGGTGGTTTGTCCTAAGGTTGTCAATTTGCTTTCTGAAGACATTTATCCAGAAGTCTTTACAGATGAATTTCATGACATCCAAGTCATCTTTGAAGCTGGGCGAATCTTTTGTAAATCTGGATTGTCAGAAAACACACAATGTTAGCCTACATATATTGAGGATGTCATTCAGGTAACAACATTTCAATCAGGTAAACTGATACCAAAGTACTTAAAGGTGGAACTTAGGTCAAACTGAAATACAGTACAACTGGGCATATGCAATAGTGAAAACTGTTGTCCTACCTTTCGATAAGCCCCTGTCCTACTCTGAAGCCCATGCCTTCCAGAGTGGACACACAAGTGGCCCTATCCTGTGGAAAGAAAACATAAATAGCTAAATGTGCCAATAATGGATTCAACAAACACACCTTTTGATGATGACCAATCTTTCAAACAATGTTGAGTGGGTATGTCAAGTGGCTGTCATGTGTGACGTTACGAGCTTAACCTACCTTGTCCATTTCCCCTCTCGAGGCTTGGTCTTTGTAAATATGGGACACCATCTCCATGTGGAGGAACTCAAAGAGTACGTCGTCGGCCATGTCTGAAATAAAATCAAAATCTTAATACAAAAAGCTAGGCAACGTTCTCTAGCTGACTGACAAACGTATAGAACATGCTAGCTAAATGATCCTGGTACAGTGGGGGAGAACATTTAGCTActgtaactaacgttagctagtgctTCAAACTGCGGGCAATGTTTTCTTCTGAATTGAAATATCCTTTGCTATCTATGTGCAATCAATATGATTACATATTACTAACACATGTAAATCCAACAAATTACCTATTTTACAGCTCTGGTTTGAGTTATTTTCCCCTGAAAACCTCACGATGTAAACAAAGCGTTACTTCCTGACTACGGAATCTGCGAAGGACGTACAACTTTGCTTAGGCGTGCCGAAGGACATAAATAGTTTGATTGGATGACTGATTACAAGAGAAAAGGCTAAACATTtgtatttagtgttttgttaagaAGAAAACATGATCAGAAACGTTTAATTGATGAATAGGGTCACCAGCTAGGACAACAATGCACATAGTTTGTTTCTTCATTCAGCTCACACCCTTCACAGTTTATGTGAAATTCCCTAATTCATATTTTAAGAGCAGCACATAATTTCAATGCATGTCCTTTTAATTTGACAGGTTtaacatttaaattttagtcatttagcagacgctcttatccagagcgatttacagttagtgagtgcatacattttcatactctcTAATGAACATTTTGACAGGTTTAACTCTAATGCATATTttcacaaaatatattttattaaggccccgtgtagctcagttggtagagcatggcgcttgcaacgccagggttgtgggtacgattcccacggggggtcagtatgaacatgtatgcactcattaactgtaagtcgctctggataagagcgtctgctaaatgactaaaatgtaaaaatgtattgaaTATCTTCTCGTTTTAGGCTACCTTTTATTACAGCTTCAATGTTATGATACAAGTAAATTGGTATTCAGGCTTCTGGTATTGCTTAGCATTATTAGAGTACACTACAAAACAGTTTGGAGATCTTGGAGAATGAGGCTGAAAAAGGGTGCACAAAGAATTGTCCTGCAAAAACAGCTTGCATTTGAAGTAGATGTACATCATATTTTACTTTTGAAGTAGGCCTACATTGGACATTGCAACATGCATTTCTAATTCCAAAATGGCTAAAGCTACTGATGAGATTTGCAATTAATATATAAAAACCAGTCCCTCCATTAAATTGCATGTTTAATTCTTCACTTTTAAAAGTACAATAGTATCAATGACATTTTCACACACACGTTTCAGCCCATAAATAAGACTATTATCACAAGTATGCCTCTTTCTATTGTACTCATTTTGACTAGGTTTAATGTCAAGGTGCATCAAATAATTACACTAAATAACTATATCAATGGACTTGATACAAGTTATGATTGAAACTGGATGTCATGTATTAAAATGACTTTTGGAGAGAGGTGGAACATTGTCTTAAAGTCCCAGTGAgctcaaaaacgtgattttcctgtgttttatatacagtgcattcggaaagtagtcagaccccttgactttttccacattttgttacgttacaaccttattctaaaattaattaaattgtttttttccccctcatcaatcgacacacaataccccataatgacgaagcaaaaacaggtttagaagtttttgcaaatgtataagaaAACTAAAACGAATATATCACATTCACTTAAGTATTCAGAACtgttactcagtacttttttgaagcacctttggcagcaattacatcctcgagtcttcttgggtatgacgctacatgcttggcacttttacagatgcacaacttttacagatgcacaattgagagcatcctgtcgggctgtatcactgcctggtacggcaactgcaccgcccgcaaccgcagggctctccagagggtggtgcggtcttaCCGGGggtattaccgggggcaaactacccgccctccaggacacctacagcacacgATGTCACAGGGAGGCCAAAaatataatcaaggacatcaaccacccgagccactgcctgttcaccccactatcatccagaaggcgaggtcagtacaggtgcatcaaagctgggaccgagagactgaaaaacagcttctatctcaaggccatcagactgttaaatagccatcactaccACACTAGAGGCTGCTACCTACagacatagattagaaatcactggccactttaagaaatggaacactagtcactttaataatgtttacatatcttgcattactcatctcatatctatatactgtattctataa
The DNA window shown above is from Coregonus clupeaformis isolate EN_2021a chromosome 6, ASM2061545v1, whole genome shotgun sequence and carries:
- the LOC121568251 gene encoding trafficking protein particle complex subunit 6b, with translation MADDVLFEFLHMEMVSHIYKDQASRGEMDKDRATCVSTLEGMGFRVGQGLIERFTKDSPSFKDDLDVMKFICKDFWINVFRKQIDNLRTNHQGTYVLQDNKFALLTPFSSGKQYLEEAPKYLAYSCGLVRGALSNLGMDCVVTAEISLMASCKFQVVIQKI